A window from Leptothermofonsia sichuanensis E412 encodes these proteins:
- a CDS encoding Rne/Rng family ribonuclease: MPKQIIIAEQHRIAAVFSEDQIQELIVATGSHQVSDIYLGIVENVLPGIDAAFVNIGDSERNGFIHVTDLGPLRKRRTAGSITELLEPQQKVLVQIMKEPTGNKGPRLTGNISLPGRYLVLMPYGKGVNLSRRIRNENERNRLRALAILVKPAGMGIVVRTEAEGMPEDAIIEDLEALQRQWENVLQEAMTTRAPALLNRDDDFIQKVLRDVYSADVNRIVVDSHTGLKRVKQHLMNWGGGKMPPGVLIDHHRDRIPILEYFRVNPAIREALKPRVDLPSGGYIVIERTEALTVIDVNSGSFTRSATARETVLWTNCEAATEIARQLRLRNIAGVIVVDFIDMDSRRDQLQVLEHFNKALRADKARPQIAQLSELGLVELTRKRQGKNIYEIFGRSCPTCGGIGHLVHLPGEPDSEEGEPIERPAAAIREPRTIEARGRRGRDSGLPDIPGVSDLFWEDRSEDTDDGNDLQDIGLSHPNYQEVGGNNRRRRRRRDDDRPPRTGYGAPVAKAEPGTDADPYAPAEESAFPVRNERGRGRGRGRGRDGDRNETGGAPPEPSTLQEATEAGYGDERRSRRRDSNKPTEPPEFVSVEMTPEEQDVYAWMGISPLTLATQEVKNPKSAIISIVLPGEAPPPVELETSAAVTTSGGSTVQAPVRRSPIKPEEDGAISAPELSSPVEVSPVQVTSEPEPSEPEGAVVRRRRRRSSAAAGE, encoded by the coding sequence ATGCCGAAGCAAATTATTATCGCCGAGCAGCATAGAATCGCTGCTGTTTTTTCCGAAGATCAGATCCAGGAACTTATCGTCGCTACGGGTAGCCATCAAGTCAGTGATATTTATCTCGGAATTGTAGAAAATGTTTTGCCTGGAATTGATGCGGCTTTTGTCAATATTGGAGATAGTGAACGAAACGGCTTTATCCATGTCACTGATTTAGGTCCCCTGCGCAAACGCCGCACGGCAGGGTCGATCACTGAACTGCTGGAACCCCAACAGAAAGTCCTGGTTCAGATTATGAAGGAGCCAACCGGGAATAAGGGTCCCCGGTTGACGGGTAACATTTCCCTCCCAGGGCGCTACCTGGTGCTGATGCCCTACGGCAAAGGCGTTAACCTTTCCCGCCGGATTCGGAATGAGAACGAGCGCAATCGCCTGCGGGCACTGGCAATCCTGGTAAAACCAGCCGGGATGGGAATTGTTGTCCGCACGGAAGCGGAGGGAATGCCAGAGGATGCCATCATTGAAGACCTGGAAGCCCTTCAACGCCAGTGGGAAAACGTGTTGCAGGAGGCAATGACGACCCGTGCTCCAGCATTGCTAAACCGGGATGATGATTTCATCCAGAAAGTATTAAGAGATGTTTACAGTGCCGATGTTAATCGAATTGTGGTGGACTCCCACACGGGGTTGAAACGGGTCAAACAGCACCTGATGAACTGGGGCGGCGGTAAGATGCCCCCCGGTGTTTTGATTGACCATCACCGCGATCGCATCCCCATTCTGGAATACTTCCGGGTTAATCCGGCGATTCGGGAAGCACTAAAGCCCAGGGTGGACCTGCCCTCTGGGGGCTACATTGTGATTGAGCGGACAGAGGCTCTGACTGTCATTGACGTAAACTCCGGCTCCTTCACCCGTTCCGCGACTGCCCGTGAAACGGTATTGTGGACGAACTGTGAAGCTGCCACGGAAATTGCCCGCCAGTTACGCCTGCGCAATATTGCCGGAGTCATTGTCGTAGACTTCATTGATATGGACTCCCGGCGGGACCAGTTGCAGGTATTGGAACACTTTAATAAAGCCCTGCGGGCAGACAAAGCCCGTCCCCAGATTGCTCAACTATCTGAACTGGGGCTGGTTGAACTCACTCGTAAACGCCAGGGTAAGAACATTTACGAAATTTTTGGGCGTTCCTGTCCGACTTGTGGTGGCATCGGACACCTGGTCCACCTGCCAGGCGAACCAGACAGTGAAGAAGGGGAACCGATTGAACGTCCTGCTGCTGCCATACGGGAACCCCGCACCATTGAAGCACGGGGACGACGGGGACGGGATAGCGGGCTGCCGGATATTCCCGGCGTTTCTGACCTGTTCTGGGAAGACCGTAGTGAAGATACGGACGACGGCAATGACTTGCAAGACATCGGGCTGAGCCATCCCAACTACCAGGAAGTAGGCGGGAATAATCGTCGTCGTCGCCGTCGCCGGGATGATGATCGCCCACCTCGGACTGGCTATGGAGCACCCGTTGCAAAAGCAGAACCAGGGACCGATGCAGACCCCTATGCACCGGCTGAAGAGTCTGCTTTCCCGGTCAGAAATGAGCGGGGACGGGGACGGGGACGGGGACGGGGACGGGATGGCGATCGCAATGAAACTGGAGGAGCGCCTCCGGAACCGAGCACCCTGCAAGAAGCAACCGAAGCAGGCTATGGGGACGAGCGGCGGAGTCGCAGACGGGACTCGAACAAACCCACTGAGCCGCCTGAATTTGTGTCTGTGGAAATGACCCCAGAAGAGCAGGATGTCTATGCCTGGATGGGTATTTCTCCCCTCACCCTGGCAACCCAGGAAGTGAAAAATCCCAAGTCAGCAATTATTTCCATCGTCCTGCCTGGAGAAGCCCCGCCCCCGGTTGAATTGGAAACCAGTGCTGCGGTCACGACCTCTGGTGGATCAACTGTGCAGGCACCTGTTCGGCGATCGCCCATCAAACCAGAAGAGGACGGGGCAATTTCTGCCCCTGAGTTATCCAGCCCGGTGGAAGTCAGCCCGGTGCAAGTCACCTCTGAACCTGAACCATCAGAACCTGAAGGTGCCGTCGTCCGTCGTCGTCGCCGCCGTTCGTCTGCGGCAGCGGGTGAATAG
- a CDS encoding lysylphosphatidylglycerol synthase transmembrane domain-containing protein, with the protein MTRLISIAFSLLVLAVIYWKIDLRELIQVFQTCHGSWMLISLGMVVPITMITSWRLQQLMPDTRYRPSLPILDANQLILVASTLNMVMPSKMGDIAKAYFMRERGHLSGSLALSLVIFEKACDMLSLLLWCAFGLLLYPQKDWFFWGMTIAVMAGLATGGLLLGSPQFAQLFFSIGQAISPKSVKARLANLQTAWREMYDYFWGDRAQLLKITFTSVFIWFLHLLQIWLFILALNAWTPFIRNLALSPLAILAGLLPLTFAGVGTRDAALIWLYQPYFNAATAAALGVLCTSRYLIPAIAGLPFFNYYLVTLRRLKQGSGSR; encoded by the coding sequence ATGACACGTCTCATCTCTATTGCGTTTAGCCTTCTGGTCCTGGCCGTGATCTACTGGAAGATTGACTTGCGAGAGCTGATTCAGGTGTTCCAAACCTGTCATGGTTCATGGATGCTAATTAGTCTGGGGATGGTGGTACCAATTACGATGATCACCTCCTGGCGGTTGCAGCAGTTGATGCCCGATACTCGATACCGTCCCTCCCTCCCTATTCTCGATGCGAACCAACTGATCCTGGTTGCCAGCACTCTAAATATGGTAATGCCATCAAAGATGGGGGATATTGCCAAAGCTTACTTTATGCGGGAGCGGGGGCATCTGAGCGGGTCCCTGGCGCTCTCGCTGGTCATCTTTGAAAAAGCCTGTGATATGCTTTCCCTGCTTCTGTGGTGCGCCTTTGGGCTGTTGCTCTATCCGCAAAAAGATTGGTTTTTCTGGGGCATGACGATCGCCGTTATGGCAGGATTGGCTACAGGTGGGCTGTTGCTGGGTTCACCCCAATTCGCCCAGTTATTTTTCTCTATAGGACAGGCAATATCGCCTAAGTCCGTCAAGGCAAGACTGGCAAATCTACAAACGGCATGGCGCGAGATGTATGACTATTTTTGGGGCGATCGCGCTCAACTCCTGAAAATCACCTTCACCTCCGTTTTTATCTGGTTTCTGCACCTGCTTCAGATCTGGCTCTTTATCCTGGCGCTGAATGCCTGGACACCGTTTATAAGAAACCTGGCACTCTCCCCCTTAGCCATCCTGGCAGGCTTGCTACCGCTCACTTTTGCTGGAGTAGGCACCCGTGATGCAGCCCTGATCTGGCTCTATCAGCCCTACTTCAATGCCGCAACTGCTGCCGCCCTGGGAGTATTGTGCACATCCCGCTACCTGATTCCAGCGATCGCGGGACTTCCATTCTTCAACTACTATCTGGTAACCTTACGTCGATTGAAACAGGGATCAGGTAGCAGGTAG
- a CDS encoding ribonuclease HII translates to MGRRRNSAVEQLTVPGLADLPPFQGIIAGVDEVGRGALFGPVVAAAVILPDTALTDLSAAGVTDSKLLSPEQRQALAIEIRSLAIDCQVGCASVAEIDRLNILQASLLAMKRAITKLKVQPELCLIDGNQRVPGLLLPQQPMIKGDQRSLPIAAASILAKVWRDELITRLAVRYPQYHLASNKGYGTPSHRKAIQQFGPSRFHRTSFSPCRVREQRES, encoded by the coding sequence ATGGGTCGCAGGCGAAATTCTGCTGTCGAGCAGTTAACAGTTCCCGGACTGGCTGATTTGCCTCCATTTCAGGGGATTATCGCGGGGGTAGACGAGGTGGGACGGGGGGCATTATTTGGCCCCGTGGTTGCCGCGGCTGTCATTCTGCCCGATACTGCCCTCACAGATCTGTCTGCTGCGGGTGTAACGGATAGCAAACTGCTTTCGCCTGAACAGCGGCAGGCACTTGCCATCGAGATCCGTTCTCTGGCAATTGATTGCCAGGTGGGCTGTGCCTCCGTCGCTGAAATTGACCGGCTCAATATCCTCCAGGCTTCCCTGCTGGCCATGAAGCGGGCAATCACAAAGCTGAAAGTACAGCCAGAGCTTTGTCTGATTGATGGCAATCAACGAGTTCCGGGATTGTTACTTCCCCAGCAGCCCATGATTAAGGGAGATCAGCGATCGCTCCCCATTGCCGCTGCCAGCATCCTTGCTAAGGTCTGGCGTGACGAGCTAATCACCCGGCTCGCTGTCAGATATCCCCAATACCACCTGGCATCCAACAAAGGGTATGGGACACCTTCCCACCGCAAGGCAATCCAGCAGTTTGGACCCTCGCGGTTTCACCGGACTTCTTTCAGTCCCTGTCGAGTGCGAGAACAGCGGGAATCGTAG
- a CDS encoding Glu/Leu/Phe/Val family dehydrogenase, translating to MAGSLLSDAGQRLEQALKYTTISEDAIESLKFPQTSLTVSIPVRMDDGSLKVFQGYRVRYDDTRGPGKGGVRYHPSVTLDEVQSLAFWMTFKCAALSLPFGGAKGGITVNPKELSRMELERLSRGYIDAIADFIGPDVDILAPDVYTNAMVMGWMMDQYSIIKRQISPAVVTGKPISMGGSLGRESATAMGAFFVIQSMLPKFDRPPETTTVAIQGFGNAGAILAELLYKAGFKVVAVSDSQGGIYSRGGLDIPSIRHFKESSRRIQAMYCVDTVCHTTAEEVLTNEDLLTLDVDVLVPAALENQITEANAANIRAKMIFEVANGPITSAADHILEANGIYVFPDILVNAGGVTVSYFEWVQNRSGLYWTLEEVDQHLKHRMVQEAENIWAIARDLSIPMRTAAYVHALCRLGDAISAKGTRDYYLNGR from the coding sequence ATGGCAGGTTCTTTATTGTCTGATGCCGGTCAACGGCTAGAGCAGGCGTTGAAATACACTACGATTTCAGAGGATGCGATCGAATCTCTGAAATTTCCCCAAACTAGTCTCACTGTTTCTATCCCGGTTCGGATGGATGATGGCTCTCTGAAAGTCTTCCAGGGTTATCGGGTACGTTATGACGATACCCGTGGTCCTGGAAAGGGGGGGGTTCGCTACCATCCCAGTGTCACGCTGGACGAGGTGCAGTCCCTCGCCTTCTGGATGACCTTCAAGTGCGCGGCGCTGAGTCTTCCCTTTGGAGGTGCCAAGGGTGGTATCACAGTCAACCCCAAGGAACTTTCCCGGATGGAACTGGAGCGGTTGAGTCGAGGCTATATTGATGCGATCGCTGACTTCATTGGACCGGATGTTGATATCCTGGCACCTGATGTATATACCAATGCGATGGTTATGGGCTGGATGATGGATCAGTACAGCATCATCAAGCGGCAAATCAGCCCTGCGGTCGTCACAGGCAAGCCCATCAGCATGGGCGGCAGCTTGGGGCGGGAATCTGCCACCGCAATGGGCGCATTTTTTGTTATCCAATCTATGTTGCCCAAGTTTGATCGCCCCCCGGAAACCACAACGGTTGCTATCCAGGGCTTTGGGAATGCTGGTGCAATTCTGGCAGAATTGTTGTACAAAGCAGGCTTCAAAGTTGTGGCAGTCAGCGATTCCCAGGGTGGCATTTATTCCAGAGGCGGGTTGGATATTCCCAGCATTCGCCATTTCAAAGAGTCCAGCCGTCGAATCCAGGCAATGTACTGTGTAGATACTGTTTGCCACACGACAGCAGAAGAAGTGCTGACCAACGAAGATTTGCTAACGCTGGATGTAGATGTCCTGGTGCCTGCTGCTTTGGAAAATCAAATTACGGAAGCCAATGCGGCAAATATCCGGGCAAAGATGATCTTTGAAGTTGCCAATGGACCCATTACATCCGCTGCCGATCACATTCTGGAAGCCAACGGAATTTACGTCTTTCCTGACATTCTGGTGAATGCCGGGGGGGTTACTGTCAGCTACTTTGAATGGGTTCAAAACCGCAGTGGTTTGTACTGGACGCTTGAGGAAGTGGATCAACATTTGAAGCATCGAATGGTGCAGGAAGCAGAGAACATCTGGGCGATCGCCCGTGATTTATCTATCCCCATGCGAACGGCTGCCTATGTCCACGCCCTTTGCCGGTTAGGAGATGCAATCAGCGCTAAAGGAACGAGGGACTATTATCTGAATGGACGGTAG